The following are from one region of the Treponema denticola genome:
- the thiI gene encoding tRNA uracil 4-sulfurtransferase ThiI: protein MEELFYLAKIGEINLKKGNLKDFEMRLSQNLRSYLPEAKPNIRVRAGRMYVSIKPEFKEKAEEALNKLIGITGWAEAIPAEKTIEAITETAKAEAIRARDAGAKTFKIESRRGEKNFPLTSYEISREVGGVIHTEGILKVDVHNPDIVISIEVREKAFIYGLEHKGRRGLPCGCSGRGLLLLSGGIDSPVAGFKMLTRGMKLDYIYFHSHPYTSPEAQAKVEKLAGILAGYGLGGYLNIIPFTKVQQQIREKSPEAYLTLMMRICMMKIANMTARGINSKCLITGESLAQVASQTVENLTVTNSYAEFPVFRPLIGLDKEEITIEAKEIGTYETSILPYEDCCVMFSPKHPVLHSNLKDAAEIFERMEIDSLLEEAYAQREVKKMSF, encoded by the coding sequence ATGGAAGAACTTTTCTATCTTGCAAAAATAGGCGAAATTAACCTAAAAAAAGGAAATTTAAAAGACTTTGAAATGCGGCTTTCGCAGAATTTACGCAGCTATTTACCGGAGGCTAAGCCCAATATACGCGTAAGGGCCGGAAGAATGTATGTAAGCATTAAGCCCGAATTTAAAGAAAAAGCCGAAGAAGCCCTAAATAAACTCATAGGCATTACAGGCTGGGCAGAAGCCATTCCTGCCGAAAAAACTATTGAAGCCATTACCGAAACAGCCAAAGCTGAGGCTATAAGAGCCCGGGATGCGGGGGCTAAGACCTTTAAAATAGAATCCCGCCGAGGCGAAAAAAACTTCCCCCTGACCTCCTACGAAATTTCACGGGAAGTGGGAGGGGTAATCCATACCGAAGGAATTTTAAAAGTAGACGTCCATAATCCCGACATTGTAATTTCCATCGAAGTAAGAGAAAAGGCCTTTATCTACGGCCTTGAGCACAAGGGACGGCGGGGACTTCCCTGCGGCTGTTCGGGAAGGGGGCTTTTACTCCTATCGGGAGGAATAGACTCCCCCGTTGCAGGCTTTAAAATGCTTACCCGCGGGATGAAGCTGGACTATATCTATTTTCACTCTCATCCCTATACCTCGCCCGAAGCTCAAGCTAAGGTTGAAAAACTGGCCGGCATTTTAGCGGGCTATGGCCTCGGCGGATACCTCAATATAATTCCCTTTACAAAGGTGCAGCAGCAAATCAGAGAAAAAAGCCCCGAGGCCTATCTAACTTTAATGATGAGAATCTGCATGATGAAAATAGCAAATATGACGGCAAGGGGTATAAATTCCAAATGCCTTATCACGGGAGAAAGCCTTGCTCAGGTTGCAAGCCAAACGGTAGAAAACTTGACCGTAACAAACTCTTATGCGGAATTTCCTGTTTTTAGGCCCCTCATCGGCCTTGATAAGGAAGAAATTACGATAGAAGCCAAGGAAATAGGCACCTACGAAACCTCAATCTTGCCGTACGAAGATTGCTGTGTAATGTTTTCACCCAAGCACCCTGTTTTACACTCAAACCTCAAAGACGCTGCCGAAATTTTCGAAAGGATGGAAATAGACAGCCTTTTAGAAGAGGCTTATGCTCAAAGAGAAGTAAAAAAGATGAGTTTTTAA
- a CDS encoding 3-deoxy-7-phosphoheptulonate synthase → MIKNLIDLRIERIHCISSPAEMVEKIPASDSLYSFIAEARKTISNIINGKDERFLLIVGPCSIHDTEAAEDYAMRLLELKKKCSDSFYIIMRTYFEKPRTVLGWRGLIVEPELDGFINIEGGIQKTRKFLIKLAEIGIPAASEMVDPMIPQYIADLVSWASIGARSAESQIHREIASGLSMPVGFKNTTYGDITAAINGVIVSRLPHAFVGIARNGLSAIVHTTGNPDTHLVLRGGVSKPNYNREEVEKADSLMKEKMLEPSIVIDCSHGNSGKDPKKQINIFEESLKLRFDKNEPLDYIRGCMIESFIQEGNTSIEKAKERSEYGKSITDPCLGWEETQKEILRVYEKYKRRKQK, encoded by the coding sequence ATGATAAAAAACCTTATTGACCTCCGAATCGAGAGGATTCATTGTATAAGTTCTCCTGCCGAAATGGTAGAAAAAATACCCGCCTCGGATTCTCTTTATTCTTTTATAGCCGAAGCCCGAAAAACTATCAGCAATATAATAAACGGAAAGGATGAGCGTTTTTTACTCATAGTCGGTCCCTGCTCGATTCATGACACGGAGGCAGCCGAGGATTATGCTATGCGCCTTTTAGAGCTAAAAAAGAAATGCTCCGATTCTTTCTATATTATAATGCGTACCTACTTTGAAAAACCCAGAACCGTTTTAGGCTGGAGAGGCCTTATCGTAGAACCTGAACTTGACGGCTTTATCAATATTGAAGGAGGCATTCAAAAGACAAGAAAATTTTTGATTAAACTTGCCGAAATAGGCATTCCTGCCGCCTCCGAAATGGTAGACCCTATGATTCCCCAATACATTGCCGACCTTGTAAGTTGGGCTTCGATAGGAGCACGCTCGGCCGAAAGTCAAATCCACAGAGAAATAGCCTCAGGGCTTTCAATGCCGGTCGGCTTTAAAAATACCACCTACGGAGACATAACGGCCGCTATAAACGGGGTAATTGTTTCCCGCCTGCCCCATGCCTTTGTAGGTATTGCCAGAAACGGACTTTCGGCAATAGTGCACACAACCGGAAATCCCGACACTCACTTGGTTTTAAGGGGAGGGGTTTCAAAGCCCAATTATAATAGAGAAGAAGTTGAAAAAGCGGATTCTCTTATGAAAGAAAAAATGCTTGAACCGAGCATAGTAATAGACTGCTCCCACGGAAATTCAGGAAAGGACCCGAAAAAACAGATAAACATCTTTGAAGAAAGCTTAAAGCTCCGCTTCGATAAGAATGAACCTCTTGACTATATAAGGGGCTGTATGATTGAAAGCTTTATCCAAGAGGGAAACACCTCGATAGAAAAAGCAAAGGAGCGCAGCGAATACGGTAAATCCATAACCGACCCCTGCCTAGGCTGGGAAGAAACTCAAAAAGAAATACTAAGAGTCTATGAAAAATATAAAAGGAGAAAGCAAAAATGA
- the rnhA gene encoding ribonuclease HI produces the protein MNIEIYTDGACSKNPGPGGWAYIMVNKDSKEEICRENGGEKSTTNNRMELMAVIRALKKIKEGTASLADKSGKALDYKSISVHTDSQYVQQGISSWIFNWKKNNWKTASKQPVKNQDLWQELDSLSASIKPEWIWVKGHAGNPLNEACDRLAVEACQKMM, from the coding sequence ATGAATATTGAAATATACACGGACGGAGCCTGCTCCAAAAATCCCGGCCCCGGAGGATGGGCCTACATAATGGTAAACAAAGATTCAAAAGAAGAAATATGCAGAGAAAATGGGGGCGAAAAATCTACCACCAATAACCGCATGGAACTCATGGCTGTTATAAGGGCCTTAAAAAAGATAAAAGAGGGGACTGCATCCTTGGCAGACAAGTCCGGCAAAGCCTTGGACTATAAAAGCATTTCGGTACACACAGATTCTCAATATGTGCAGCAGGGCATAAGCTCGTGGATCTTTAACTGGAAAAAAAATAATTGGAAGACGGCCTCCAAACAGCCCGTAAAAAACCAAGACCTTTGGCAAGAGCTGGATTCCCTTTCAGCCTCGATTAAGCCTGAATGGATTTGGGTAAAAGGCCACGCAGGAAATCCATTAAACGAAGCCTGTGACCGCCTTGCAGTTGAAGCCTGCCAAAAAATGATGTAA
- a CDS encoding YdbC family protein: MNNQDEFKFEITKSYGVISAGKGGWNTELNEVSWNGRDPKFDIRPWSPDHQKMGKGITLTKDELIALKKLLDEAGI, translated from the coding sequence ATGAATAATCAGGACGAATTCAAATTTGAAATTACAAAAAGCTACGGAGTTATCTCCGCGGGAAAGGGCGGTTGGAACACCGAACTTAACGAGGTATCATGGAACGGCCGAGATCCTAAATTCGATATAAGGCCTTGGTCTCCCGATCACCAAAAAATGGGGAAGGGAATTACCCTTACAAAGGATGAGCTTATAGCTTTAAAGAAACTTTTGGACGAGGCTGGGATCTAG
- the pgsA gene encoding CDP-diacylglycerol--glycerol-3-phosphate 3-phosphatidyltransferase codes for MKLSNIFTSSRLVLAPIIYVLYFLPDWVPFINPKITILIIIPIFIFMEFTDFLDGYYARLHNQVDDFGKIFDPFADVVANVTVLFCFLMDSFLFAPFFLIIVYREFGIMFLRMKARGEGITIGAKMGGKTKTVLYIIAASVSMFLKLEKIYAFLPPAISRYILYFNWLLYFAAVILSLASFTDYITSYLNKRRTADE; via the coding sequence ATGAAGCTATCTAATATTTTTACATCATCGCGGCTGGTGCTGGCGCCCATCATCTATGTTTTGTATTTTTTACCGGATTGGGTTCCGTTTATAAATCCTAAAATTACCATCCTTATTATAATTCCGATTTTTATCTTTATGGAATTTACCGATTTTTTGGACGGCTATTATGCAAGGCTGCATAATCAGGTGGATGATTTCGGAAAAATATTTGATCCTTTTGCGGATGTAGTTGCAAATGTAACGGTTTTATTTTGTTTTTTGATGGACAGCTTTTTGTTCGCTCCCTTCTTTTTGATTATAGTTTACCGCGAATTCGGTATCATGTTTTTGAGGATGAAGGCCCGCGGCGAAGGTATAACTATAGGGGCTAAGATGGGCGGAAAAACAAAGACCGTGCTTTATATCATAGCGGCAAGCGTTTCAATGTTTTTAAAACTTGAAAAGATTTACGCATTTTTACCGCCGGCCATTAGCCGATACATTCTTTATTTTAACTGGCTTCTTTATTTTGCGGCTGTTATCTTGTCGCTTGCTTCATTTACAGATTATATTACTTCATATTTAAATAAAAGGAGAACTGCTGATGAATAA
- a CDS encoding ATP-binding protein, which yields MSTIRKMPIGVQSFEVIRKENFIYVDKTELIWRLVNESRVHFLSRPRRFGKSLLLSTLKAYFLGQKELFKGLAIEKLEEAEKGKREIWQEYPVLYLDFNLAKYETREDLESLLNNHLCRWEELYGSKDSENTLTERFFGVINRSYEKTGRQAVILIDEYDKPLLQTMWKDEALNETYRTILKGFFGVIKSADQYLRFAFLTGVTKFSKVSIFSDLNNLRDLSLLSDYSAVCGISQEELEADFKPEIAALAENNSLTYEEALAKLKQRYDGYKFSEDGKNMYNPFSLLNVFADGRMRDYWFATGTPTFLVEYLKKAYYNIPDLDGNVKMNESGLEAYRADAINPLPILFQSGYLTIKDYNDFSRLYRLGFPNDEVRYGFLDNLLPAYTPIRTDKTGLSIWEFYEQIEAGDINGFMEKLKGIISGIPYDSLTEKDLALREQNYQTAVYLVFALMNQFVHTEVHCATGRADCVVEFKDKVYIFEFKLTSNETAENAVKQIKEKNYADKYSGSGKKVIAIGSSFDEEKRTIKDWLIDCSN from the coding sequence ATGAGTACGATTAGAAAAATGCCCATAGGCGTTCAAAGCTTTGAGGTTATACGAAAAGAAAATTTTATCTATGTAGATAAAACAGAGCTTATTTGGAGATTAGTAAACGAAAGCCGAGTCCACTTTTTAAGCCGCCCGCGCCGCTTCGGGAAAAGCCTCTTGCTCTCAACCTTAAAGGCTTATTTCCTAGGACAAAAGGAACTCTTCAAAGGTTTGGCTATCGAAAAACTTGAAGAAGCCGAAAAAGGAAAACGTGAAATCTGGCAGGAGTATCCTGTACTCTATTTAGATTTTAACCTTGCAAAATATGAAACAAGGGAAGACTTGGAAAGCCTTTTAAATAATCATCTTTGCAGGTGGGAAGAACTTTACGGCAGTAAGGATTCCGAAAATACTCTTACCGAACGCTTTTTCGGAGTGATAAACCGCTCTTATGAAAAAACCGGCAGGCAGGCTGTTATTCTTATCGATGAATATGATAAGCCCCTTCTTCAAACGATGTGGAAGGATGAAGCCTTAAACGAAACCTACCGCACAATCCTCAAAGGTTTTTTCGGCGTTATAAAAAGTGCGGACCAATACCTCCGCTTCGCCTTTTTAACCGGAGTTACAAAATTCAGTAAGGTCAGCATATTCAGCGATTTAAACAACTTACGTGATTTAAGCCTATTGTCGGATTATTCTGCTGTTTGCGGTATTTCGCAAGAAGAGCTTGAAGCCGATTTTAAACCTGAGATTGCAGCCCTCGCAGAAAATAATAGCTTGACTTATGAGGAAGCTCTTGCAAAATTAAAGCAAAGATATGACGGTTATAAATTTTCCGAAGACGGAAAAAATATGTATAATCCATTTAGCTTGTTAAATGTTTTTGCCGATGGAAGGATGCGTGACTATTGGTTTGCAACAGGTACGCCAACATTTTTGGTAGAATACTTAAAAAAAGCTTATTACAACATTCCCGACCTTGACGGGAATGTAAAGATGAACGAGTCCGGTCTGGAAGCATATCGAGCAGATGCAATAAATCCCTTGCCCATTCTTTTTCAATCGGGGTATCTGACCATTAAAGATTATAACGATTTTTCGAGGCTGTACCGCTTGGGCTTTCCGAATGACGAGGTACGTTACGGATTTTTGGATAACTTGCTTCCGGCCTACACTCCGATAAGAACCGACAAAACAGGACTTTCGATTTGGGAATTTTATGAACAAATTGAAGCGGGAGATATAAACGGTTTTATGGAAAAACTTAAAGGCATAATATCGGGTATTCCCTATGATAGTCTAACTGAAAAAGACCTAGCTTTGCGGGAGCAAAATTATCAGACTGCGGTTTATCTTGTGTTCGCTCTTATGAACCAGTTTGTGCATACGGAAGTTCATTGCGCAACCGGACGGGCTGATTGTGTTGTAGAATTCAAGGATAAGGTTTATATCTTCGAGTTCAAACTTACTTCAAATGAAACGGCGGAAAATGCCGTAAAACAAATCAAAGAGAAAAATTATGCAGACAAGTACTCAGGCAGCGGTAAAAAAGTCATAGCAATCGGTTCAAGTTTTGATGAAGAAAAACGTACGATTAAAGACTGGCTTATAGACTGCTCCAATTAA